The Hahella sp. HNIBRBA332 genome window below encodes:
- a CDS encoding metalloregulator ArsR/SmtB family transcription factor, translating into MTPVSFFKCLADETRLRLMLLIQSEGELCVCELTHALQEIQPKISRHLAQLRKSGLLLDSKRGQWVYYRLNPALPYWVKATLEHTASGNEAFMQEVRSRLADMCARPGASSACCD; encoded by the coding sequence ATGACTCCCGTCTCATTCTTTAAGTGTCTGGCGGATGAAACCCGTCTGCGTCTTATGCTCTTGATACAAAGCGAAGGCGAGTTATGCGTGTGTGAACTGACTCACGCCTTACAGGAAATTCAACCGAAAATTTCTCGTCATCTGGCGCAGCTCCGCAAGTCCGGCCTGCTTCTGGACAGCAAGCGCGGACAGTGGGTCTACTATCGTCTGAATCCGGCCCTGCCCTACTGGGTAAAGGCCACCCTGGAACATACCGCCTCCGGTAACGAGGCGTTTATGCAGGAGGTCAGGAGCAGACTCGCCGATATGTGCGCCAGGCCCGGCGCCAGTTCCGCCTGCTGCGACTAA